A portion of the Falco naumanni isolate bFalNau1 chromosome 9, bFalNau1.pat, whole genome shotgun sequence genome contains these proteins:
- the EXOSC3 gene encoding exosome complex component RRP40, producing MAAAEACVGQVVLPGDVLLLPAHPDEDGERLRLGGGAAPRGRLLCGPGLRRCAAGLLVTKCGLLRHRQTGGGAAAGGAYWVDSQQKRYVPVKGDHVIGVVTAKAGDVFKLDVGGSEQASLSYLAFEGATKRNRPNVQVGDLIYGQFLVANKDMEPEMVCIDSSGRSNGMGIIGQDGFLIKVSLGLIRKLLAPKSEIIQELSQLYPFELVLGMNGRIWVKAKTVQQTLIIVNILEACEYMTAEQRKQALAKLSGN from the exons ATGGCGGCGGCCGAGGCGTGCGTGGGGCAGGTGGTGCTGCCCGGGGACGTGCTGCTCCTGCCCGCCCACCCCGATGAGGACGGGGAGCGGCTGCGGCTGGGCGGCGGTgcggccccgcggggccggcTGCTGtgcgggccggggctgcggcggtGCGCGGCGGGGCTGCTGGTGACCAAGTGCGGCCTGCTGAGGCACCGCCAGacgggcggcggcgcggcggcgggcggcgcctACTGGGTGGACTCGCAGCAGAAGCGG TATGTTCCGGTCAAGGGCGACCACGTCATAGGAGTGGTGACGGCCAAGGCGGGAGACGTGTTCAAGCTGGACGTCGGTGGGAGCGAGCAGGCATCGCTGTCCTACTTGGCCTTTGAAGGCGCCACGAAGAGGAACAGGCCCAACGTGCAG GTGGGAGATCTTATTTATGGTCAGTTCCTTGTAGCAAATAAAGACATGGAACCAGAGATGGTCTGTATAGACAGCAGTGGAAGATCAAATGGAATGGGAATAATTGGACAAGATGGCTTCCTCATTAAAGTTTCCTTAGGTTTAATAAGAAA ACTCTTGGCTCccaaaagtgaaataattcagGAGTTGTCACAATTGTACCCATTTGAGCTGGTGCTGGGAATGAATGGAAGAATATGGGTAAAAGCAAAAACAGTTCAACAGACTTTAATTATAGTGAATATTTTGGAAGCCTGTGAGTATAtgactgcagagcagagaaaacAAGCGCTTGCGAAATTGTCAGGGAATTGA